Sequence from the Desulfovibrio oxyclinae DSM 11498 genome:
TTCGATTCCGTGACCCTGAACCTTACCGGCGACAGGATGTGGGCCGACGGCGACGTCTACGGCGCGCTGGATCGCTATCGCATGGCGCTGGAGCTGGAGTCCGGAAACTCCACGGCGCGCAATTCGCTGGCCATCTGCTACGCGCACCTTGGCAAGCTGGAAGAGGCACGGGAAGAGTTCTCAACGGTTCTGGAACGGGAGCCGGACGATGTGATGGCCCTGTACAACCTCGGGCGCGTGCTGCACCGCATGGGCCGCTTGGAAGAGGCGCGGGTGGCATACGATCGTTGTCTGGCACAGGAGCCGGAGCACATATTCAGCCTCGTGCGGCTGGGCAACCTTTCCGAGCGCGAGGGGAATCTCGACGAAGCGGAACGCCTGTATCTCAAGGCTTCCACCCTCAGGGGCGGGGAAACGCTGGCCTACCGTCCGCTGGCCCGCACAGCGTGGAAACGGGGCGATCTTGAGCAGGCGCGCGAATATCTTCATCTTGCGCTCAACGCCAACCACAACGATGCCCACGCCATGTACATGCTGGCACTGCTCTACATGGAGGGCGGCGAGGATCCGCAGATTGCGGAAGTGCTGGCAAGGCAGAGCGCGGCGCTTCGTCCGGAACGCGGCGACTATCTGGGTGTGCTGGTCCGTGCTCTCCGGGCGCAGGGCAAGGATGCCGAAGCCGATCAGGTGGCTGGCCGAATTCCCGAAGCCTGAGTGGAAATCGTCTCGAAGTGATCACGACCCCGGGGTAGCTGCCTCGGGGTCATTTTTTTAGCGGATGCCGTATTCGTCCAACAGTTGCTGAAGGCGCCCCTCGGATTTCATCCGTCGCAGTCCTTCGTCGATGATGGCGCGCAATTTCTCGCCGCGCGGGGTGCGGGGCAGGAGCATGTGGTAGGGCGTCTTGGGCATGCCGGGGATCGGAGCGTGGCCGAGGGCCGGATCGGAGAGAATGTCGATGCCGGTCAAGACGTAGGCCGCATATGGTTCATAGGCGATGGGAATATAGTCGCATCGCTGCTGAAGCAGCTTCTTCACGGCCTGGACAATGGTTCCGGAGGACGTGTCCAGCCGTTCGGGCGGAATCTGATATTGGTGGTAGCCGAAGTCGCTCACCCCGCAGCCTTTCATGGAGTGCAGGTCCTCAAGCGACTTGATGTAGGGCCCGAGGGGGTAGCGATGCGTGGAGTATAGAATGATCGGGGTGGTTAGGTAGAAGGTCTCGGAAAGCAGGAATTCCGAGGCTCGCTTGGGGCTGTAGGCGGCATTGAGCACTACGTCCACGTCCCCCTTGCGTGTGCGCTCCAGGCACTGGTTCCACGGCATGAGGGAGACTTCGAGCTTCATTCCCTGAGCGTCGAGAATCTCTTCGAGTACGTCCACGGACATGCCCACGAGCGTCCCGGCCTCCTCTCCCTCACGCTCGTAGAATACGTAGGGCGGCCACTCCGAGATGTCGTCACAGGCTCGCACCGTCTTTTTCAGGGGGGCGGCCATGCCCTGAGCGGCGGACATGAACATGCCCGCCGCTGCCAGGACGATAAGGACGAAGATCGCGGCGCGGTTCATGGGCCGGGGTCTCATTTGGAGAACAGCGCTTCGACGATGGTTCTGGCTTCCGCCTCGATGGCGTCGAGGTGCTGTTCGTCGCGGAAGCTCTCCGCGTATATCTTGTAGATTTCCTCGGTTCCGGACGGTCGGGCCGCGAACCAGCCGTTGTCCGTGCTGACCTTGAGACCGCCGATGGGTTCGCCGTTTCCGGGCGCATGGGTCATGCGCGAGGTGATGGCGTCACCCGCCAGTGTTTCGGTGCGGACGGATTCCGGAGTGAGCCGCTTGAAGGCCGCCTTCTGTTCGTTGGTGGCCGGGGCGTCGCTACGGCGGTAAATGGGTGCCCCGTGCTTCTGCTCCAGTTCCTTGTACAGTTCGCCGGGGTCGCGTCCGGTGACGGCGGTGATCTCGGCGGCAAGCAGGTTCAGGATGATGCCGTCCTTGTCCGTGCTCCACGGGCTGCCGTCAAAGCGCACAAAGCTGGCTCCGGCGGATTCTTCCCCGCCAAAGGCGCAGGTGCCCTTGAGCAGCGGTCCCACGAACCACTTGAAGCCCACAGGGACTTCAAAAATCTCGCGGTTCAGCCCTTCGGCCACGCGGTCGATCATGGAGCTGGTGACCACGGTCTTGCCGACGGCCGCTTCCGTTGACCAGTGCTCACGGCTGCGGAACAGATAGTCCACCGCCACGGAAAGGTAATGGTTCGGATTGAGCAGGCCCGAGGCGCGGGTCACGATGCCGTGTCTGTCGAAGTCCGGGTCGTTGCCGAAGGCGATGTCGAAGCGGTCGCGCATGGCGATGAGCCCGGCCATGGCGTAGGGCGAGGAGCAGTCCATGCGGATCTTGCCGTCCTTGTCCACGCTCATGAAACTGAAGGTCGGGTCGGGCGCGTCGTTGGTGACGGTGATGTCCAGCCCGTACTCGTCCGCGATGGGCTCCCAGTAGGCCAGTCCCGAACCGCCGAGCGGGTCAGCGCCGATCTTGAGGCCTTCGGCGGCCACGGCTTCGAGGTTCAGGATGCTGCCCAGATCGCGAACATAGGGCATGACGTAGTCGATGGCTTCCACGCCGTCGGTGGTCAGTGCCTGTGCCAACGGGACGCGTTTCACGCTCACCAGTTTGTCGATGAGGATCTGGTTGGCCCCGTCCTGAATGGCGGCGGTGGTGCGGAAGTCGGCGGGGCCGCCATCCGGCGGATTGTACTTGATGCCGCCGTCTCGCGGGGGATTGTGCGAAGGGGTGATGACCACGCCGTCTGCCAGTCCGGTGGTGCGGTCCCGGTTCCAGCTCAGGATGGCGTGAGAGATGACGGGCGTTGGCGTGTAGCCGAAGCCCATCTGGTAGCGAACGGCCACGCCGTTGGCCGCGAAGACTTCAAGCGCGGTGGTGAAGGCCGGTTCGGAAAGGGCGTGGGTGTCCATTCCCAGAAACAGCGGACCGTCGATGCCGCGCATTCTGCGATGCTCGCAGACGGCCTGACACACGGCCATGACGTGCGACTCGTTGAAGGTGGACGTGAGCGAGCAGCCCCGGTGTCCGGAGGTGCCGAAGGATACTATTTCGTCCGGATTCTTGGGATCCGGTTTCCTGGAATAGAAAGCCGTGACGAGCCGGGGGATGTTTTCCAGCATGTCATGGGTCGGGGGTTTCCCGGCCATCGGATGAAGTGACATGAAGCCTCCGTTGTTTACGTTACCTAGCCTACCGGAATATCAGGCTGTGGACATTATCACAAGACCGGTCCGGCTTGATGCGGTCAAGGCGGCAGGGATGATAATGGATCGCCGACATTCCTTATCGGTGTCATGCCTTGCGGCTCTTCTGAATTATATATCCGTCGAGTCCGATCATGCGGCTTCGTGCCGGGCAAGAGCCCGCACGCGTTTGACCACGGGCGGGTGCGAATACTGCAACCATACCGTGAACGGGTGCGGCGTGAGGTTCGACAGCGAATCCGCCGAGAGCCGTTTGAGTGCGGAAGCCAGCTCTCCGGGACGTCCGGTGGTGCGTGCGGCAAAGGCGTCCGCCTGATATTCGTGCTTTCTGGAGAGCGCGCCGTCAGCCAGCGAAAGCAGCATGGAGACCGGGGTGTAGAGCAGGGCGAAGAACACCAGCCCGGCGTGGACGCTCATCTGCTGTACGCCGAAGGCTTCGAACAGCCTCGGCGATTCGAGGAAGAACGAGAGCAGCCAGAACATGAGGCCGGTCTTGAGCACGGAGGCCACAAGCATTTTGCGCACGTGCCCCAGTTTGGCGTGCCCGACTTCGTGCGCCAGCACCGCCGTTATTTCGCCGGGAGTGTGCCGCTCCACCAGCGTGTCGAACAGGGCGATGCGGCGTTTCTTCCCGAATCCGGTGAAGAAGGCGTTGGCCTTGGTGCTGCGCTTGGAGCCGTCCATGAGGTACAGCCCTTCCAGTTCGAACCCTTGTGAGTCCGCATAGTTTTCAAGCATCTGCCGAAGCTCTCCCTGCTCCAGCGGGGTGAAGCGGTTGAACAGCGGCAGAATCCATTGCGGAGCAACATAGGTGACCGCGAGGCTGAAGAGCGTGGTGAATCCCCAGCACCAGAGCCACGCGTCAGGCCCGGCCCAGCGGAAGAACAGCAGGATGCCCGCCAAAAGCGGACCGCCAATGACCGCGGCCAGAACGACGGCCTTGAGGCGGTCGGCCACGAAGGTTTCGGGCGTGGTCTTGTTGAATCCGAAGCGGTTTTCCAGCACAAAGGTTCTGTAGACCGAAAAGGGCAGGCCCGGGATCATGCTCAGCAATCCCAGCAGGCCGAAGAAGAGCAGCCCCGTGACCAGCGGGCCGAAGCCGAAGGACCGCACTGTGTCGTCGGCCCATGCAAAGCCGCCCGCCACGATGAAGATGATGGAGATGACCGTGGAAATGGTGTCATCCACGGATTCAAGCCGCATCTTGGCAAGGTTGTATTGCTGTGAGCGGCGGTAGGCTTCGTCGTCGATGATGTCCCGAAACTCCTCCGGCGGCCGGGTGGAGAGGTTTTTTGCGTCGAGGTGGCGGGATATCATGCCGAGGGCCCACGCGGCCACGAGTGATGCCAGAATGAGAGCGAGGTATATGTTCATGACTCCTCCGAATGCGGTGGTGCTTGTATTCGATGCAGGCCTTTTGGGGCTGCTGACCCGAAAGGCCGATGATGGCGAAATACGCTATCGGGCGCGAAAGGGCCAGTCAATCAAGGACATGGTGGAGTCGCTGGGGGTACCGCACACCGAAGTGGGCGAACTGGTCGGCCCCGGCGGAGAGCGAGTCGGGTTCGGCTACCGGCCTGAAGAGGGCGGACGCGTCGAGGTCCGCTCCGTGGTCGAGCCTTTCGATGTGATGCAAGATCAGCCTTTGCGGGCCGCGTTGCCGCATCTGGCCTTTATCGTGGATGAAAACGTGGCTGGCTTGGCACCACTGTTGCGAGCCATGGGACTGGACGCGGCCCGCGACGGACTGAACGGCGATGCTACCCTTGCAGAACGGGCCGCTGCGGAGAAACGGGTGGTGCTCTCGCGGGACCGGGGCCTGCTCAAGCGCGCTGCGGTGACGCACGGGCGGCTGTTGCGGACCGAAGGCACCGATGCCCAATTTGCGGAAATCGTCCGGCATTTCGGGCTTGTCCCCACAGCGGAGTTCATGCGCCGCTGCCTGCGTTGCAATCGGCCCACCATTCCTGTGGAAAAAGTGGATATTCTGCACTTGCTGGAGCCGAAAACGAAAAAATACTTCAATCATTTCAGAATGTGTGGTGGGTGCGGAAACATATACTGGCGCGGCAGCCACTACCAGCGTCTTGTCAACAGGTTGGCACGTGCGGGGGTGCGAATTCCGACACAGGAGCCTCTAACTGCCGACGAAGCTTGATTTAATGAGGCCGGTGTATTACCGTCGGGTAAATTTCCCCAAGATCGAGGTACAGCATGAGCGCCACCGCCAAAACCATTCGCGAGGACATCGCGCGGGCAAAAGCCTACATCGGACGCAACGATTACCTGCGTTCGCTGGACGCGCTTGCGCGTGCCGTGAAGGGCGTGGCGGCAAGCCAGGTGTTCGGCCGCGAGAAGTTCGAGGTGCAGGCGCTTCTTGAAGAGGCGTTCCGCGACCTGAACGGGATGGCCGTGGTCAAGAAGCTCTTTCCCAAGGGGCTCAACTATCAGCGGGGCAAGGAGGCGCAGCTCTACAAGACGCTGACCCGTCTGGCCGCCCGGCTGAAAGACGCCATGGAAAAGGCACGCATCGCCAAGCAGCGCGAACATCTCTGGAAGCTCGACGAGATGCTGCTCGAAGCCCAGAAGCACATGGAAAACGAGAATCCGCTGGAGGCGCGCAAGCTCTTCCGCGCCGCTTCCGACACCTTCACGGAGATCGAGGGCCTGAACTCCGACATCGGCACGCGGCTGATGATGGGTGGCCTGCTTCAGGAGGCCGTGGAATACCTCAAGCGTGCGCTGGAGCAGAATCCTTCCGACAACCGGGCGTACGGCTCGCTCATCATGTGCTACGAAGGGCTCGGGGAGACCGCCAAGGCCATCGAGACCGTCAAGGAAGCCATGCGCAGACTCGGCGTGAACGAATCGCTTGAAATGCGTCTGGCCAAGCTGCACCTGTCGCGCCGCGAATGGGGCGAAGCCAACAAGTACGCCGCCGCGGTGGTCCAAAAGAATCCGCTCAATCTCGAAGCCGAGAAGATCGTCAAGAAGACCGAGCCCAAAATTTACGGCGCGGGTGGAAAGACCAGCCCCGGCAAGTCTTCCGGTTCCGGCTCGGGCAAGGCCATCAAGCTCGACATCTAGGGCCTCAGGGTCCGAAACTCTTCGTTTTCATTTCCAAGAATCAGATTTCCGTCGCGATCGACGGTCATTGCTTTTGCGTTCCCGAGGCTGCGGCCCACGGGTTGCTTGCCGCCTTCGGGCGGGAGCATCCAGACGACGCCGTTGGCGTCCAGCGCGAAAATGCTGCCTTGGCGGGAGATGGCCAGATCAAGCACCGTGGAGTCGAAGCGCGCCAGTTCCATGCGGTTTCCGTCCGGGGTGTGGCAGACGACGCTGTCCTGCCCCGCAGTGTAGATGTTGCCATGCCGGTCCATGAGCATGGAAGAGGCTTCGGCATAGGATGGAAGCAGGATGAAAACGGTCAGCAGAGCCAGTTTGAATGCACGCATGTTACCTCCGTGTTGCTTGACCGCAGACTAGAAAGGGGACATTGATATGTCCAATATGCTTTGGAGTTGCGATTGATACCTTGGAGGTATGGATGGAATTGCGTCATCTGAAATATTTCATGGCCGTGGCCGAGGAGCTGCACTTCGGCAGGGCCGCCCGGCGACTTCATGTTTCCCAGCCGCCGCTGAGCCGGCAGGTGCGGCAGCTTGAGGAGGAGCTCGGTGTCGAGCTTTTCGAGCGGAACAGTCGCCGAGTGGAGCTGACCGCTGCAGGTCGGTATTACATGGCGGAAGTGAACAAGGCCATGGCCGTCCTTGATGAGGCGGGGCGAACGGTGCGTAGCGTCGCGGCCGGGGAGGAAGGGGCGCTCAAGGTCGGATTTGTCGGCCCTGCGAGCCTGAGCCGCTTTCCCGAAGTGGTCCGGGAGTTCAGACGCAGGTTCCCGAATATCAGGCTGACCATCCGGGCCATGTCCACGTATCATCAGCTGGATCTGATGAACCGGGGACGGCTGGATGCCGGGTTCTCGCGGCTTTTCGGGCACGATACCCACGGCCTGAATGCGAAGCTGTTTCTGCGGGAACCATATGCGCTCGCCGTACCGGAAGGGCATCGTCTTCACGGACGAACCGGCGTTTCGCTGTCGGACCTGCATGGCGAGGACATGATTTTCTACCCACGTCATTACCAGCCGAAACTGCATGACGCGATCATCGCCGCATTTGAACGGGCCGGGGTTACGCCGGATATCGTGCAGGAGGCGAACACCGAGCAGAGCACACTGGCGCTCGTGGCTGCAGGCATGGGTGTGGCGCCGGTCCCTGCGTCATCGGCAAACGGCTGCTTACGCGGGGTTGGCATTGTTTCGCTGGAGCAAGGGCTTCCGCCTTGGGAGGTCTCCATCGTCTGGCCCGAGCATGGACACGGCCCCGTGATGGAGCGTCTGCTGGAAGTGGCTTCGGAATTCACGCAAATCGCCTGAATCCAAACAACGTCCGTAGACCATACCAGGCACATGAATGGAGGAGCCTCATGATGACCTATCTATACCTCGCCCTCGCCATTGTCGCCGAGGTGGCTGCGACCATGGCACTCAAGGCACTGTCCGATGAGTTCAGGGTAGGCACGCTGGCGCTGGTTGTTGGCGGATATGTCACCGCCTTCACGTTCCTGTGTGTCGTGCTGCGGACCCTGCCCGTGGGCATCGGCTACGCCATTTGGGCCGGGCTCGGCACCGCTCTTGTGGTGCTGTGCGGGGCGCTCATCTATCGGCAGGTGCCCGACCTTTGGGCGCTGACCGGAATCGGTTTGATAGTGGCAGGGGTGGTGTGCATCAACGTCCTTTCCAAAACGAATGTTCACTGATTTCCCCTAGAGACGGCGTCCTGTCCCGAATCGTGACCGTCTTGCATGCCTTTCCTGTGAGGTTGCCGATTTCCCAGGATGTTTACCGGCAGCATCGAAACATGAGCAGTGCCGCAATCACGCATGCAGCAAGAATCAGGGCCACAATAAAACCGGCTGCGTCCGCTGTCTCGACGCCGCTGTGCAAGCCGCATCGCAACTGCTCGCGATAAGCAATTTCTTCATAATCACCCGAATGCATCATTTCTCCGTGGGCTTGATTTGTCCGTCAAGTCCAAGTAGAGCCGAAAAGAGTGATATGTCTAATATATTTATTGCGTACTATTGATATGGGGAATGTCTTAATATGAATCTGCGTCAGTTGGAGTATTTCAAGGCAGTGGCCGAGGAGCTGCATTTCGGGCGAGCGGCCGCGAAGATGCACGTAGCGCAGCCGCCGCTCAGTCAGCAGATACGCAAGCTGGAAGATGAGCTTGGCGTGATGCTGCTGAAGCGTGACAACCGGAATGTGTCCCTGACGCCGGAGGGAGGGCGTTTTCTTGATGCGGTGAAGGACAGCCTCGCCGTGTTGGAAGATGGAGTCGAGCAGGTGCGTATGATGGCAAGCGGAGAAATCGGGCGGGTGGTCGTCGGTTTCATGGCCTCGGTCACCCAGTCGCGATTTCCTGATGCCGTTGCGGAGTTCCGAGAACTGCACCCCGGAATCACGCTGGAATTGCGCGAAATGAATTCCGTGGAGCAGCGTCGGGCGCTGCTGGACGGCGAACTGGACGTTGGAATGGTTTTCAGTGGGTGCTCGCAGTCACCCCAATTGTGTTTCAGGATATTTCTGAGCGAACCTTACATGCTTGCCGTGCACAGGAACCATCCGCTGGCGGCAGTTGGAGAAGCACGCCTTGAAGATCTGGACGGAGAGGCTCTCATTGTTTTTCCACGGGACGTGCATCGCAAGTCATACGATAGTTCCATGGCGGTTTTCAGCGCGGCGGGCGTGACGCCGAGAGTGGTGCAGGAGACTGCCACGCATCATACCAAGCTGGCGCTGGTGGCGACGGGATTGGGAGTGGGGCTGGTTCCGGCCCGGATGGCCGGAGTCTGTCCCAGAGGAGTTCGGCTTCTGCCTTTCGACTGGCAGGGGGCGCAGGACCGCAAGAGCGTGCTCAGGCTGGCGTGGCGCAATGACAATTCATCAACTGCGCTGCAATGCTTTCTCAAGGTGATGGAACGCTACGCCGAACCGAATCCCGCGGTGAATGGCTGTTTGTGAGTATCGTCTGACGCCGATTGCCGACCGTTGTGGGCAAGCAAATGAAAAGGCCCCCCGCATCCAGTGCGGGGGGCCTTGTTATCTGGCTGGTTCAGCTGGGTCGGGCTAGTACATGCCGCCCATTCCACCCATGCCGCCCATGCCGCCCATGCCGCCGGGCATGGCCGGAGCGCCGCTGTCCTTTTCAGGCTTTTCGGCGATGGCGCATTCGGTGGTCAGCAGCAGACCGGCCACGGAAGCGGCGTTCTGGAGCGCGGTGCGGGTGACCTTCTTGGGATCGATGACGCCGACCTTGATGAGGTCTTCGTACTCGGAGGTGGCGGCGTTGAAACCGAAGCCGTCCTTGCCTTCCTTGATCTTCTCCACAACGATGGAGCCTTCAAATCCGGCGTTGCCGGCGATCTGGCGCAGCGGCTCTTCGATGGCGCGGGTGATGATGGCGATGCCAGCGGCTTCGTCGTCATCGACCGGCTTGAGATCCTTGAGTGCCTTGGTGGCGCGGGCGAGAGCCACACCGCCGCCGGGCACGATGCCTTCTTCCACGGCAGCGCGGGTGGCGTTCAGGGCGTCTTCCACGCGGTCCTTCTTTTCCTTCATTTCGATCTCGGTGGCTGCACCGACGTGAATGACGGCGACACCGCCCACGATCTTGGCGAGGCGCTCCTGGAGCTTTTCGCGATCGTAGTCGGAAGAGGACTCGTTGATTTCGGCGCGGATCTGCTTGATACGGGCCTTGATTTCTTCAGCGTCGCCAGCACCGTCGACAACGGTGGTGTTGTCCTTGTCGATGACCACGCGCTTGGCGGAACCGAGGTCGTTGACGGTGAGGTTTTCGAGCTTGATGCCGAGGTCTTCGGAGACGACCTGGCCGCCGGTCAGGACAGCGATGTCCTTGAGCATGGCCTTGCGGCGCTCGCCGAAGCCCGGAGCCTTGACGGCGGACACGTTCAGGGTGCCGCGCAGCTTGTTGACCACGAGGGTGGCCAGAGCTTCGCCTTCGATGTCTTCACCGATGATGAGCAGCGGACGGGACATCTTGGCAACCTGCTCCAGAACGGGCAGAAGTTCCTTCATGTTGGAGATCTTCTTTTCGTTGAGCAGGATGAGCGGCTCTTCCATTTCGCAGGTCATGCGCTCGGGATTGGTGACGAAGTAGGGGGAGAGGTAGCCGCGGTCGAACTGCATGCCTTCGACGACGTCCAGGGTGGTTTCGAGACCCTTGGCTTCCTCAACGGTGATGACGCCTTCCTTGCCGACCTTGTTCATGGCCTCGGCGATGATGTTGCCGATGGTGGCGTCGTTGTTGGCGGAGATGGTTCCGACCTGTGCGATTTCTTTCTGGTCGCGGGTCGGCTTGGTGACGTTGCCGAGTTCTTCGACAACGGCTGCAACGGCCTTGTCGATGCCGCGCTTGATGGCCATGGGGCTGCGGCCGGCGGCCACGAGCTTGACGCCTTCGGTGAAGACGGACTGGGCCAGGATGGTAGCGGTGGTGGTACCGTCACCGGCCACGTCGGAGGTCTTGGAAGCGACTTCCTTGACCATCTGTGCGCCCATGTTCTCGAACTTGTCTTCGAGTTCGATTTCCTTGGCGACGGTCACGCCGTCCTTGGTGATGACCGGAGCGCCGAAGCTCTTTTCGATCACGACGTTGCGGCCCTTGGGGCCGAGGGTCACCTTGACTGCGTTGGCGAGCTTGTCCACGCCTGCTTTCAGTTTTTCACGGGCTTTGGCGTCGAAGAGAATTTCTTTGGCCATTGGGTATCTCCTTCAATATTGAACTATTTCGTCTAAAAAATGAGCCTTAATTGTCTATATGCCGGAATACGACTACTCGACGACAGCGAGGATGTCGTCCTCACGCATCACGAGATGTTCGTTGCCGTCGATCTTGACTTCGGTTCCGGCGTACTTGGCGAACAGCACGGTGTCGCCGGTCTTGACGGTCAGTTCAACACGCTTGCCGGCGTCGTCCAGTTTGCCGGGACCGGCGGCGACGACCTCGCCCTTCATGGGCTTTTCCTTGGCGGAATCGGGGATGATGATGCCACCTGCGGTCTTCTCTTCCATTTCCAGGCGCTTCACCAGCACGCGGTCGTTCAGCGGTTTCAGCTTCATTCGTCTATACCTCCGGGTATCATTGGGTTTTTTATGCGTTTGCCCCGGCCTGAGGGAGCCGGGCTCCGCGCTGAGCAGCGGAAGACTCGGGGATAAATAAGCACACTCGCCATGCTGTCAAGCGGGGGGCGTGATTTTTTTGTGTCGGAAACGGGAGAAAGGGTCGAAAAGGCTTACTTGCCGGTGTCGAGGCCGGTGGCGCGCTCCAACACGCGCTTGTGCGCATGGAACCAATCATAAAGGTGGTCGCGCACGCAGGCGGCTGTCATGGCTGCACCGCCTTCGAGCCTGCCCATGAGTTCGAGGGTCTGGGCCATGAACCTGTCATGGTCGAGCCGGTGCGCTTCGAGTGCGGGGCACTGCTGTTCGCTAAGCAGCTCCTCCTCGTGGCGGAAGTGCATCAGGGCACTGTCGCGCAGGCGCTCGATTGCGGTGAGCAGGCTGCGGCGTTCGGCCTGATCCTCCAAAGGGGCGTTCATGTCGCGGATCATTTCCGTCAACGATTCGAGCAGGTCCGAAAACTTCTGGTGCAAGTCGTCAAGGTGCTTGATGCCGGTGAGTTCCCCTTTGGGAGAGCTCATGCTGTCGAGCGTCATCACATTCCTCCGTGAACAGGCTGACTGGCTCTTGTAATGGCCCGGAGCGCTTCTGTCCAGTGGTTGCCGGTAACGGCTCCGTGACCACAT
This genomic interval carries:
- the pgm gene encoding phosphoglucomutase (alpha-D-glucose-1,6-bisphosphate-dependent) gives rise to the protein MSLHPMAGKPPTHDMLENIPRLVTAFYSRKPDPKNPDEIVSFGTSGHRGCSLTSTFNESHVMAVCQAVCEHRRMRGIDGPLFLGMDTHALSEPAFTTALEVFAANGVAVRYQMGFGYTPTPVISHAILSWNRDRTTGLADGVVITPSHNPPRDGGIKYNPPDGGPADFRTTAAIQDGANQILIDKLVSVKRVPLAQALTTDGVEAIDYVMPYVRDLGSILNLEAVAAEGLKIGADPLGGSGLAYWEPIADEYGLDITVTNDAPDPTFSFMSVDKDGKIRMDCSSPYAMAGLIAMRDRFDIAFGNDPDFDRHGIVTRASGLLNPNHYLSVAVDYLFRSREHWSTEAAVGKTVVTSSMIDRVAEGLNREIFEVPVGFKWFVGPLLKGTCAFGGEESAGASFVRFDGSPWSTDKDGIILNLLAAEITAVTGRDPGELYKELEQKHGAPIYRRSDAPATNEQKAAFKRLTPESVRTETLAGDAITSRMTHAPGNGEPIGGLKVSTDNGWFAARPSGTEEIYKIYAESFRDEQHLDAIEAEARTIVEALFSK
- a CDS encoding M48 family metallopeptidase; protein product: MNIYLALILASLVAAWALGMISRHLDAKNLSTRPPEEFRDIIDDEAYRRSQQYNLAKMRLESVDDTISTVISIIFIVAGGFAWADDTVRSFGFGPLVTGLLFFGLLGLLSMIPGLPFSVYRTFVLENRFGFNKTTPETFVADRLKAVVLAAVIGGPLLAGILLFFRWAGPDAWLWCWGFTTLFSLAVTYVAPQWILPLFNRFTPLEQGELRQMLENYADSQGFELEGLYLMDGSKRSTKANAFFTGFGKKRRIALFDTLVERHTPGEITAVLAHEVGHAKLGHVRKMLVASVLKTGLMFWLLSFFLESPRLFEAFGVQQMSVHAGLVFFALLYTPVSMLLSLADGALSRKHEYQADAFAARTTGRPGELASALKRLSADSLSNLTPHPFTVWLQYSHPPVVKRVRALARHEAA
- a CDS encoding LysR substrate-binding domain-containing protein; amino-acid sequence: MELRHLKYFMAVAEELHFGRAARRLHVSQPPLSRQVRQLEEELGVELFERNSRRVELTAAGRYYMAEVNKAMAVLDEAGRTVRSVAAGEEGALKVGFVGPASLSRFPEVVREFRRRFPNIRLTIRAMSTYHQLDLMNRGRLDAGFSRLFGHDTHGLNAKLFLREPYALAVPEGHRLHGRTGVSLSDLHGEDMIFYPRHYQPKLHDAIIAAFERAGVTPDIVQEANTEQSTLALVAAGMGVAPVPASSANGCLRGVGIVSLEQGLPPWEVSIVWPEHGHGPVMERLLEVASEFTQIA
- a CDS encoding LysR family transcriptional regulator yields the protein MNLRQLEYFKAVAEELHFGRAAAKMHVAQPPLSQQIRKLEDELGVMLLKRDNRNVSLTPEGGRFLDAVKDSLAVLEDGVEQVRMMASGEIGRVVVGFMASVTQSRFPDAVAEFRELHPGITLELREMNSVEQRRALLDGELDVGMVFSGCSQSPQLCFRIFLSEPYMLAVHRNHPLAAVGEARLEDLDGEALIVFPRDVHRKSYDSSMAVFSAAGVTPRVVQETATHHTKLALVATGLGVGLVPARMAGVCPRGVRLLPFDWQGAQDRKSVLRLAWRNDNSSTALQCFLKVMERYAEPNPAVNGCL
- a CDS encoding substrate-binding periplasmic protein, with translation MNRAAIFVLIVLAAAGMFMSAAQGMAAPLKKTVRACDDISEWPPYVFYEREGEEAGTLVGMSVDVLEEILDAQGMKLEVSLMPWNQCLERTRKGDVDVVLNAAYSPKRASEFLLSETFYLTTPIILYSTHRYPLGPYIKSLEDLHSMKGCGVSDFGYHQYQIPPERLDTSSGTIVQAVKKLLQQRCDYIPIAYEPYAAYVLTGIDILSDPALGHAPIPGMPKTPYHMLLPRTPRGEKLRAIIDEGLRRMKSEGRLQQLLDEYGIR
- a CDS encoding DMT family transporter, whose product is MMTYLYLALAIVAEVAATMALKALSDEFRVGTLALVVGGYVTAFTFLCVVLRTLPVGIGYAIWAGLGTALVVLCGALIYRQVPDLWALTGIGLIVAGVVCINVLSKTNVH
- a CDS encoding Mut7-C RNAse domain-containing protein gives rise to the protein MTPPNAVVLVFDAGLLGLLTRKADDGEIRYRARKGQSIKDMVESLGVPHTEVGELVGPGGERVGFGYRPEEGGRVEVRSVVEPFDVMQDQPLRAALPHLAFIVDENVAGLAPLLRAMGLDAARDGLNGDATLAERAAAEKRVVLSRDRGLLKRAAVTHGRLLRTEGTDAQFAEIVRHFGLVPTAEFMRRCLRCNRPTIPVEKVDILHLLEPKTKKYFNHFRMCGGCGNIYWRGSHYQRLVNRLARAGVRIPTQEPLTADEA
- a CDS encoding tetratricopeptide repeat protein translates to MSATAKTIREDIARAKAYIGRNDYLRSLDALARAVKGVAASQVFGREKFEVQALLEEAFRDLNGMAVVKKLFPKGLNYQRGKEAQLYKTLTRLAARLKDAMEKARIAKQREHLWKLDEMLLEAQKHMENENPLEARKLFRAASDTFTEIEGLNSDIGTRLMMGGLLQEAVEYLKRALEQNPSDNRAYGSLIMCYEGLGETAKAIETVKEAMRRLGVNESLEMRLAKLHLSRREWGEANKYAAAVVQKNPLNLEAEKIVKKTEPKIYGAGGKTSPGKSSGSGSGKAIKLDI